Proteins from a single region of Symphalangus syndactylus isolate Jambi chromosome 12, NHGRI_mSymSyn1-v2.1_pri, whole genome shotgun sequence:
- the P3R3URF gene encoding PIK3R3 upstream open reading frame protein, which translates to MGPSRLIHGPQPQGMRSPYHRPGMGWPRPRFPRMFKCSRRRYQQGLRDRTASSAATNPATRAMGINNTHTDTTIVWIFPPRVLRHLRQPGIFLIF; encoded by the exons ATGGGGCCATCTCGGCTCATCCATGGCCCTCAGCCCCAGGGCATGCGTTCCCCCTACCACAGGCCAGGTATGGGCTGGCCCAGGCCCCGGTTTCCCAGGATGTTCAAGTGTAGCCGCAGAAGATATCAGCAGGGTCTCCGAGATCGAACTGCCAGCAGTGCAGCCACCAATCCTGCTACCAGGGCCATGGGTATCAACAACACCCACACTGACACCACCATAGTGTGGATCTTCCCACCTCGAG tTCTCAGACATCTCAGGCAACCTGGAATTTTTCTGATCTTCTAG